The sequence below is a genomic window from Ovis canadensis isolate MfBH-ARS-UI-01 breed Bighorn chromosome 1, ARS-UI_OviCan_v2, whole genome shotgun sequence.
CTGGGCACAGGTGTTTATTTCAGGGAGAGGTGAGTGGGAAGAGAagtagggagggagagagagaaagagaatgaatgaaGCAGGGAGAACATTTCATCCAGACTGCAACTTCTGTGTTGACTTTTCCTAAATTCTTTGCTTCTTAATTACCAAATAACTTCATAATGTTAACCCCagcaactgaaaagaaaagcTTCAGAATAGAACTTgggaggaaaaaaggacaaaagggaaaggaaatcaaGATCTGTTATTGGTATTTGAATACGTTTATTGTGACAAGAATGCTGTTATAAATATTCATAAGCAAAGACCATCTCTTTTATCTAGGAATCGTTGAAGATTCCAAATTGGAAGCATACAGCTTTTGTAAAAAATCTGCCACCGTTCCTGCTTTGAGAATAAGCATCTATTGTTTAAATTTCTACTAACATTATAAATGGTCACAGCACATGCCACTTGATATAATCCAAACTAAAATGTTAGATTTCCCAGTGGGCTGTCCCTCTCCACCACAACCTCCCTTCGCTCATCTTCCTGAAATGGCACACTATCCTTGGTAAGCAACTCTATGTAGATTGCTGGGGAGGGAAATGTATTAACTTGATGACAGCATCAGCTGCAGTTCTTTCTCAAGTCAAGCAGACAACAGTTTTCAGGGCCTGCTAGTAAGAAGCACCCACAGTGATTTTAATTGACACTCAACTCTTTCAACTCCACCTAGACAAGTAATCTATAGATAATGCAGAAAAGAGGTTGGGGGAGGGGtaactttttcaatattttattgtattttcttaaatatcctttctggaattttcagaaacaaaacataaaaaaaattatatactttattACAAATGGTAAACTCAGAGTGCTCCAAATCTCTTATTTACAAACAAGGCTGGGCAGGacacccaaacaaacaaacatgaataACTTACAAAGGCATGAAGCTGTTTATTGACAGTAATCAGctttcatcaaattaaaaaatatatatatgtacatacacagtTATGGAAGGCAGGCCAGAAAGAGCTCATCTGCAGGCTGGGCCTCGCTCTCACaaacctccctcccgcctcccctcccccaccccctttgtGTTCTTAAGGAGTACTACAGAAGCGATCTACAGTCTCTATTGCAGTTtgcaaccccctcccccaccccacccctttaaTACTGAATGAGAtcgaatgttaggtccatgcagTTCTTGGTCAACGTTAAAGAAAAGTCTAACGTTCTGTTTGCGCGGGGACAGCCCGTCCGCAAACCCGGGCAGCCCGCGAGCGGCCGTTCCCTGGCTCCTCGCCAAGGGAGGGCGCGCCAAGTCCTTCCCACTCGTGCACACTGGGGGCGCCGTCAGGACGCAACCCAGTCCAACTTGGATACCCTTGGCTTTAGTCCTCGgacacttttgtttttttctgtttctctctcgcAACTTGTCAAGTTCTCAAATCTGTCTCTctgtgttatttatattttttctccgTTGCCCCTCAGCCCCCGACAGTCTCGCCTCAAAACGTTTGCAACTGCTGCGTTAGCATGAGTTGGCACCCGCTGTTAACGTGGTTCATGACTTTTTGTTTAAGCTGGGCCACCTGTTCCCTGAGCATATTGGCCGTGGACGCCAGCTCCGAGTTCTGCGCTTTCaaggttttcactttttcctccaGCCGCGCGATCCTCTCCAGCTTCCTTTTCCGGCACTTGGAAGCAGCGATGCGGTTCCTCATGCGCTTCCTCTCCGCCTTGATCCGCTCCTGGGACTCCATGTCGATGGGGGACAGGGGCGGCGTTTCCCCGGGCATCTCGGGCACCGTCTGCGGCTCTTCCTTCAGGGCCTGCAGCCGCGGGTGCTGCACGGGTATCTGCTGGGGCAGATGGTGCGGCGGCTGcggtggttgctgctgctgctgctggggctgcGCGGGAAAGGCCAGGCCAGCCGCGCCGTAGGAGGGCGCCCCGCCGCCGCTGCTCAGCGCGCCGGGGTTGAAGTTGCTGAGGTTGGCGTAGACCGGCGGCTCGCTGTGCAGGCTGGCGCTGAAgccgccgctgccgctgccgcccGCCACCGAGGCCACCGCCGGGGCCACCAGGCCCGCCCCGCTGACCGGCTGCGCCGCCGACGTGACGCTGGGCAGCGTGTTCTGGCTGTGCAGTTCGGCCAGGGCGCGCACGAAGCCCTCGGCGAATCCCTCCTGCTCGTCCGTCACGTTCTTGGGGCACAGGAACTGGGTGGGGGTCGGCGTGGTGGTGATATGCCCGTTGCTGGACTGTATGATCAGGCGCTCCAGCTCGGGCGACGCCAGCTTGAGCAGCCCAACGTCGGGCGAGGTGAGGAGGTCGGAGTTCTTGGCCCGGAGGTGCGGCTTCAGGCTGCCCACCGGGTCGGCCAGATTCAGGGTCATGCTCTGCTTCAGAATCTTGGGGTTACTGTAGCCGTAGGCGCCGCTCTCAGACTGGAGGAACGAGGCGTTGAGGGCATCGTCGTAGAAGGTCGTTTCCATCTTTGCAGTCATAGAACAGTCCGTCACTTCGCGTGGGCTTAGTTTAAGCTGCGCGCAGAAGTTTCGGGGCCGCAACAGCGCGCTGGCAAGCGGGGGACACCCGCGCCTCCCCGGGCAGTGAGCAAGGAAAGTTTCTGGAAGAGCGCGCGCCCCCGCCGGCTGGCAGCCCCCGCCCCCGGCGCCCTCCTCACCAGCTCGGTCCGGGGGATCGCAGGGTTAAGACGCCGCCCGCGCTCTTACTTGTCCGCTCGCGCGCGCCGCCCGGCTTTGAAAAGTCGCGGTCACTCACGGAGCTCTCTCGAGCGCAGCGGTTCCTCAGAGCCCGCGGACGAACTCGCTTCCCGGTGATAGCAGGGAGCGCGGACCCCGCGGTTGCCTGCCGGCGGCGGGTGTCCGCCGCCCCGACTCGGAAGACTGTCCCCTCCTCCGCTGAGAGGGGGAGGGGGCGCCCGGCAGCCGCGGCTCGCGCTCGCCCAAGTTCAGCAACCGGTGCGAGCGAAGCGGAGCGCACGTCCTCCTCTCTCCGCCGCCTCTTTTTCTtcaccgccgccgccgcggcaGCTTCGGGCGGAGGCAAGATTTGCAAAAGTTCGTTCCGGGACCCGGCGGCCACTTGTCTCCTGTCTTCCTGGCCGGGAAAGTTCTTGCCGCTGCAGCCGCTCTCCGGACTTCCCCGGGCGGACAGTAGCCGCTCTTCGCGCTGTCAGCAGCGCCCGCGCAGCGGGGCTCTCCGCCTGGGGGCGGCTGGCGAAGGGGCTCTCCCGGCGCTCCCCAAAACACCAGGCCGGGAGCCACAAGCGCTAGCTCCGGGCAGTTGGAGAGAAATTGGAAAATAGGATTTGCTGTCCTTCTCGACTGACTGTGCCTGTCTGCCTGCCTGCGTCCGCGCACCTCCACTCCCGCCTCGCAGCTTCAGCCACACTCAGTGCAACTCTGAGCCCTTATCCAGCAGGAGCGCAACACTTATCTGCTACCAGTCAACCCCTAAAAATAGCCCATGATGTCACCCCAAGGCCTTCCCATTGGCTCGCGTCGCTCTCAGGGGGGCGGGCCCACCCGTCGCCATGGAGACCCCACCCTAGAAGATTCTTCTCTGGGCCCGCGGAGGCTCACGGGATGAGGTAATGCTCCGTTGCCCTCCTACAGTTGggcccttctttctcctcctccccccaacccgCTCCGCGCGACTCGCGCCCctctcttccccctccctccccgacgCGTCTTTCCCGGCCCGCCCGGTGCATTGTGGGCTGACGTCTTGGGGTTTGACTGTCTAGTGACGGTGGCTGCCGCGAGCCGGGCGGACTCCGGCGCTCCCAGCCTCTGAGGGAAGTGGGCTGAAGTTTAGGGCTCGGATGGGAATGCCAGGGATGCTAGGACCCAGGAGGCCAGGGGAACCAAGCCAGGTGTCTGGGGCCGAGGGCGCGGGGCGGGTGGTATTTCCCCACTTGGGGGCTCGATGTCACCCACGGGCACTTCGCCGCCGCTCGGGGCGGGCCGGGCCCGTTGAGCGCCCGGGGCCCTGGCCCCCCCGCACTTCCGGGGGGCGGGAGCACCGCCCTTAAGGTGGCTCTGTTAAGTCCCCTGTGGGGGCGAGTGAAAGTGGCTTTTAAATTTGGGGGCAGTTCGTGAGAGTCGGCCCCCCACGTTGAGAATGCCCTGAAGTTTGTCTCCTGGTCAAGTTCAATAGCGACTGTCTGGCTCTGTCTGGAAGTCCAGTGATTTGCATTGCTTGAAACTGGGTGTTCGGCTAAGTCCCCTCCGCACTCCCACCTCACCCTCCCGACCGTGGGAGAAAGGGTGCGGGGGTTCGCATCTTTGCCTCGGAAAGGTTTCTTACAGGAGGTGGATTTAAGGGGCAACTCGGCGTCTAGTTGTGAACGAGCGTTTGGAGAATCCGAAACTCGGGGAACCCCGGTGATAGTCTACTCTCCGCCCCCGCACAACATGCATAGACACACCGCACATCacatgtacacacaaacacacacacacgcacacgccaCTCCTCCCGCCCCGATTTGCTTCCGGGAAAACAAGTCCGAGAGCAGCAGACACTTGCCAAAAGTCACGCAGCGAGTGAGTagaataaagatttaaaatttctCCGCTCCCGGCTGGGGGGTGGGCCCATATCCTGTGTAGCCTCTAGGAAGCGCTAGACCCATGTAAGTGGTTCCTTTTCAGTGGTGGTTATTCTtctcctcccccaaccccgcGCCCCTTAGGGACGAAAGTGTACGGTGGAAAGAATACAGAAGTCTGGAGTCGTGGGTTCTCTCCTGGCCAACGCTGCCGCAATGTGAAGGGAGCGAATCAGAGAACTTCcctgagtttcttcatctgcaagtGGGGCTGGTGAGACCCACCTCATAGGCCTGGCTTATTGTAGAGTCATTGTCTCCAGGGCTAGGAGGTGGTCACCAACAGCCCCCTTCCCTGCCCTTGGTCGGAGCTTCCGGAGCGTCCATGGAATGCCAGGATATGAGTGTGACTTGGCAGGAACAGGTGGATTTAACCTGTGAGGAGGGTGAGGGAGGAAAGGGTCAGAACTCATCTCCTTCCAGGGTTTTCTCCAGGACCGTGGTTTGACGTTGGACCTGCAGCAGTTTATGTCCCTAGGTCCTAATTCTGGCTTTTCAGCTTCTGAGCTTGCATAGCCCGGAGCTTTAAGGTATTTGTGGCTTTGAGAGTTGAGATTCAGCAGCCCAGCAGCAGCTGGTGTTAGGGACATCTTGacagctttccttttcttcctttacttGCCCCTCATTCCCTCATGAAGCAGGGAAAACAGTGGCTACTGTCAGCCAGGTAGTGTGGTGGAGGTGGGGAATACAGCGATGACAAGATCTAGTTACTTTTCTCCAGGAAGGAACATTTTCCCCTATATTGTTGCCCTGAATCATTTTCTTTTGTAATCAGGgagatgctgtttttttttttttttttttttttaaataatagttttaatGATAACAGTAATAAAAATGGATGTCATGTAATAAACACCTACTATCAACCAGGCCTTCACCAGAGCAATTTATATATGCTGTTTCTCCCCCACAACTATCTTGAGctacatataatatattattatccaGATTTAATATATGAGGAACTAGGCCCAGAGACTTTTAAGTATCCTGCTCAGGTCACACAGGCAGCTGGAAATTGACTTCAGGTGTTTGTTACATTCCCTTTTTATATCTTCTCTGCTATGGGAGACTTTCTTGTAAAGTATTGATTGTCTGCAGAGGAAACGGTGTTTAGATAGTGCGATGGAAGAAATTGTCTTGCCCAGTTCTCTGTAGCTCCTTTCAAAGCCTCCTTTCAGAGCTCCTGTATTTAGAAATTTCAAAACTTAGGacattatgtaaatatatatcttttgCCTAAGGGTTCTGTGTGTTCCTCTCTGCCTTATGTGGTTTAGTAGGCTGATTTTCTCCTTATGTTAAGAAATAGCATATTTCATCCAAAAAATAACAGATCTTTTCATGTTAACGCCCTTGCTTGGAAGCCTTCACTGGCTTCCCCTCACAACCAGGAGAGGGTTCAGATGCCTTTGTGTGGGAGGGGGCCTTTCACAGCCTAGCTCCTGCTCTCCAGCCCCATCCCTCACTCCTAGGATCAGGAAAGCCTGGGCTCTGCTGCCTCGACAAACAACCCTACCATCTCAGTGGCTTATCCCAGTAAGTTTGTTTCTTCTCATGCCATGTCCCCACTGTGAGTCTGCAGGGGGGTTTCATTCACCATGGGCTtgggctgaagaaggctttctcttgATGCATAAGTCTCCTTACTGTCTCCGCTGGGTGGAGGGGAGGCAGCAGATCATTCACTGGCTCTCAGAGCATCCACCTGGAAGTGACACACTGCACTCCTGCTCACGGATCCTTGGCCAGAACCAGTCACGTGGCCTTGCCTGACTTTAAAGCTCTGTAATCCTGCCAAGTGTCTTGAAGGAAGAGAGCCAGGAATATTTGGGGAACAATACTAATGACTCGAACAGTCTCCCTTTCTGTTCACCAAATGTTTGGCTTACTGTCCTCCCTCAGGCAGAATTCCCTCACACTCTCCTCAAGGGGGTTGACCCTGCAGACCTATCTAGTCACAGTATATCGAGCTCACTTTCCAGGTAGTGGGTGATACGCAGTAGACTCTATATTGGCTCCAGATGTGCTTCTTCATCCAAAGGCAAGATGTCTGCCCAACATACCCTCAGGGTGTAACAGTGGGACAGACAGGATAACTGCAATGGATACACCAAAGTGAAGGAAGGGGGCACCACTGTGGACATTAATCCACAGAGCAGACATGTTGCCCATCCCACACCTCACCCAACACCCTGAGCAGACCTGGATTCTGTTCCCTAAGTGTGGCCACCCTGGCCATTGTTTTCCTTGACCCCTGGCCTTGTACTCTGAGACTCTTCCTTCTCTACATATACAGCAGGCATAGGGAATAGGTTTTAaagtcagcttttaaaaatagggataGATGTGGGGGAATACAATCTCCTTTAATCCAGGCTGATGTTCTTCTGGCAGT
It includes:
- the JUN gene encoding transcription factor Jun, whose protein sequence is MTAKMETTFYDDALNASFLQSESGAYGYSNPKILKQSMTLNLADPVGSLKPHLRAKNSDLLTSPDVGLLKLASPELERLIIQSSNGHITTTPTPTQFLCPKNVTDEQEGFAEGFVRALAELHSQNTLPSVTSAAQPVSGAGLVAPAVASVAGGSGSGGFSASLHSEPPVYANLSNFNPGALSSGGGAPSYGAAGLAFPAQPQQQQQQPPQPPHHLPQQIPVQHPRLQALKEEPQTVPEMPGETPPLSPIDMESQERIKAERKRMRNRIAASKCRKRKLERIARLEEKVKTLKAQNSELASTANMLREQVAQLKQKVMNHVNSGCQLMLTQQLQTF